In Girardinichthys multiradiatus isolate DD_20200921_A chromosome 18, DD_fGirMul_XY1, whole genome shotgun sequence, a single window of DNA contains:
- the LOC124883681 gene encoding probable E3 ubiquitin-protein ligase MID2 isoform X1: MGCLSLWTLHLSHRLSQSHLAVTYSESSPLHPHPLIRKPGLTPNTTVLLLLVRADVIIARGQYYWEVDVSNSSVYTVGVISSDGCRGWWLERNASAFHAVHDGSCKAIVTVPPRVKTLGIFLSFEGGILSFRNPPTQEHLVTLPTHFSTSGVLPALGLGQGRLRLRCGLPTPSYVFLGKNSTYRGPCCPKGVWWHRKVSFQLVKRVIQKFEKLALSD, translated from the exons ATG GGCTGCCTTTCGCTCTGGACCCTTCATCTGTCCCACCGTCTTTCCCAGTCCCACCTCGCAGTGACTTACAGTGAAAGTAGTCCTTTACACCCACATCCTCTAATCAGAAAACCTGGGTTGACCCCTAACACCACGGTGCTCCTACTTCTTGTGCGTGCTGATGTCATAATTGCTCGAGGACAGTACTACTGGGAAGTGGATGTCTCTAACAGCTCTGTCTACACGGTTG GTGTGATCTCATCAGATGGCTGCAGAGGCTGGTGGCTGGAGAGAAATGCTTCGGCTTTTCATGCAGTGCACGATGGAAGCTGCAAGGCTATTGTCACTGTCCCACCAAGGGTCAAAACTCTCGGAATATTCCTCAGTTTCGAAGGTGGGATCTTGAGCTTCCGCAATCCCCCGACCCAGGAGCACCTTGTGACACTTCCGACCCACTTCAGCACTTCTGGGGTGCTCCCGGCTCTGGGCCTAGGACAGGGCAGACTGAGGCTACGCTGTGGCCTCCCAACACCTTCTTATGTGTTTCTGGGTAAGAACTCAACATATAGGGGGCCTTGTTGCCCAAAGGGTGTTTGGTGGCACAGAAAGGTTTCATTCCAGTTGGTGAAAAGAGTGATCCAGAAGTTTGAGAAACTGGCTTTATCAGACTAA